The stretch of DNA AGATACTCTAGTAGGTTATTATTTACATCTTTAATTGCAACTATTGTTGAAATATAGTGAATATCTTTTTTGTCTTTTGTAATACCTTTTAACTGACCTTTCCATACGCCATTCTCTTTTGCATAAACAAAAGCTTTTTCTAAAAGCTCTTTTTGCGTTTGAGGGTGTGTCATAGTCCAGTAAGATTTTCCTACAAGTTCATCTTTTGAGTATCCTGTTAGTTCACAAAACATATCATTGATATATTTGATTTTCATATCACTTGTAACTCTAAGAATAATACTACTCTTATCAAAAGCATCTTCATATATTCTTGATAGTGATGAAGCCTCATTATATTTTATTGAAGTCTTTTGGTACTCTTGCTCTAATTTTAGTTTTGTCTCTTCTAGTTCTGTAATATCAGAACGAACAGCAATAAACTCTATGATATTATCATCTATGTCTAAAATAGGATTTATTACAGTTTGTACATAATAAGGACTACCATCTTTTTTCTTGTTTTTAATCTTTCCATGCCATGGCTTTTTTAAAACTCTAATTGTATTCCACATATCTTTGAAGACTTCACTTGGAGTATCTTCATGTCTTACGATATTGTGTGATTTTCCTATTAGCTCTTCTTTTTTGTATCCTGAAATTGTTTCAAATTGTTCATTTACAAAAGTGATAACTCCTTTTGCATTGGTTTTTGAAACAATAGAACTTAAGTCAACTGTTTTTTTGTACTCTTCTAAAAGGTTTCCAATATTCTCTTTTTCTTTTTTTAGTTCAATGTGTGTTGTTAGCTTTTCAATATTTTCAAGTAGTTCTTGAATATTTACAGGTTTAGTGATATATGAGTCAATATGCATTTTTATAGCTTCAACTAAGTAGTCAGGTTCATTAAAAGCAGTTAATAAAATAATTTTGGCATTAGAATCAAGTTCCCTAATTTTTTTACTCATTGCAATACCATCTAAAAGTGGCATTTTGATATCTGTTAAAACTAAATCGGGTTTTTTCTCTTCAAAAAGTTTAAGGCCTTCATCTCCATTTTCTGCAATATGTAAATCATCTATGTGATAAGATAGAATAGAAGATAACTCTTCTCTTGTATGAATATCATCTTCAACATAAAGTAAAGAGATATTGAATTTTTTATTGAACACTTTCTATACACCTATAAAAAAAAATTACAGATTTTATTAAAGTTTTAGTTAAGTTTTTATTAAAGACCAAGCCGATTCCAAGGGAATGGAAATTAATAATTTTTTAAAATGTTTTTTTGTACAATTATATTACTATTTATTAATTTTAAAGATGCCACTTGATAAAAAAAAACTCCGAATTAAAAGATATAAAAACAAGAATAATACTATTTTTATATTCAATATTTATACTTGTTGCTTTTATCGCAATTGATAAAATATTTTTCTACAATAGTATAAATAACCTCATAGTTAAAAATGGAAAAGATCAAATAGACGAAAGAGAAAAACTTCTTCAGAAATTTATTGATAGGTCTGAACTTGTTTTAAAAAATCTTCGTACTACAGAAGTTTTTACTAAGTATTTACAAGAACCAAATGAAAAGAACTTAGAGCATTTAAAAAAGATGTTTTTGTTAACTTCAAATATTCATTCAAGTTTTATGCAGTTGAGATATATTGACAAAAATGGAAATGAAATTGTAAGGGTTGATAAACAATCAGAAAATACTAAAAGCTTTTTATCAACAAACTTACAAAACAAATCAGATAGATACTATTTTATTGATTCAAAAAACAATCCCACTGCAAAGGTTTGGTTTTCTAACCTTGATTTAAATATAGAAAATGCACAAGTGGAAAAACCTTATAAACCAACTTTAAGAGC from Arcobacter sp. F155 encodes:
- a CDS encoding PAS domain S-box protein, coding for MFNKKFNISLLYVEDDIHTREELSSILSYHIDDLHIAENGDEGLKLFEEKKPDLVLTDIKMPLLDGIAMSKKIRELDSNAKIILLTAFNEPDYLVEAIKMHIDSYITKPVNIQELLENIEKLTTHIELKKEKENIGNLLEEYKKTVDLSSIVSKTNAKGVITFVNEQFETISGYKKEELIGKSHNIVRHEDTPSEVFKDMWNTIRVLKKPWHGKIKNKKKDGSPYYVQTVINPILDIDDNIIEFIAVRSDITELEETKLKLEQEYQKTSIKYNEASSLSRIYEDAFDKSSIILRVTSDMKIKYINDMFCELTGYSKDELVGKSYWTMTHPQTQKELLEKAFVYAKENGVWKGQLKGITKDKKDIHYISTIVAIKDVNNNLLEYLGIRLDITKVIELHEELEETQREVIYTMGEIGETRSKETGFHVKRVAEYSKLLALKFGLSKDEAEILRLASPMHDIGKVGIPDSILNKPGKLTAQEYETMKEHAQIGYELLKNSTRDILKASAIVAYEHHEKWDGSGYPRGLSGEDIHIYGRITAICDVFDALAHERPYKKAWELDRIIALFKEERAKHFDPTLIDLFLENLDEFLEIQNAYEGRV